One Peterkaempfera bronchialis DNA window includes the following coding sequences:
- a CDS encoding chaperone modulator CbpM: MTTRSTRAGQQPPERRYPLARPHRLSAESLARTGGVHPDLVRRFAVLGLLDAERDATGRLWFPPGAPYQLARIQRLRAGLCLNYASIGLVLDLLDHIDHLEAELRRRPHRTPWAGARSEPPWT; this comes from the coding sequence GTGACCACGCGGTCCACCCGGGCCGGGCAGCAGCCGCCGGAGAGGCGCTACCCGCTCGCCCGCCCCCACCGGCTCAGCGCCGAATCGCTCGCCAGGACCGGCGGGGTCCACCCCGACCTGGTGCGCCGATTCGCCGTACTGGGCCTGCTCGACGCCGAGCGGGACGCCACCGGCCGCCTCTGGTTCCCGCCCGGGGCGCCGTACCAACTCGCCCGCATCCAGCGGCTGCGGGCCGGACTCTGCCTCAACTACGCCTCGATCGGACTGGTCCTCGACCTGCTCGACCACATCGACCACCTGGAAGCCGAACTGCGCCGCCGCCCCCACCGGACGCCGTGGGCCGGAGCAAGGAGTGAACCGCCGTGGACATGA
- a CDS encoding DnaJ C-terminal domain-containing protein gives MARDYYEALGVPRGASADEIQQAFRRLARRHHPDVNRDPAAEERFKEINEAYQVLSEPSTRARYDRFGENFRQVPEDWEERVAAGAGAGAGPGGRGPFGGARGRVWTGGGGDGGIDLDDLFGGFFGARGATGPIPGADQQAELPLTVEEAYRGGRHRVTLRGPGRSGGYEVEVPPGTVDGQRIRLAGEGGRGSGRGPSGDLYLVVRIAPHPRYRLDGRNIHVPLPVTPWEAALGATVPLEAPGGTLKVHIPAGSSTGRRLRLRGQGMPNPHGAPGDLYAEVRVMVPPSLGPRERELFQELAAESSFDPRRQP, from the coding sequence ATGGCACGGGACTACTACGAGGCACTGGGCGTCCCCCGCGGCGCGAGCGCGGACGAGATCCAGCAGGCATTCCGCCGCCTGGCGCGGCGCCACCACCCGGACGTCAACCGCGACCCCGCCGCCGAGGAGCGGTTCAAGGAGATCAACGAGGCGTACCAGGTGCTTTCCGAACCGTCGACCCGAGCGCGCTACGACCGGTTCGGGGAGAACTTCCGGCAGGTCCCGGAGGACTGGGAGGAACGGGTGGCGGCCGGTGCCGGTGCCGGTGCGGGTCCCGGCGGCCGGGGGCCGTTCGGCGGAGCTCGCGGCCGGGTCTGGACGGGCGGGGGCGGCGACGGCGGCATCGACCTCGACGACCTCTTCGGGGGCTTCTTCGGCGCCCGGGGCGCGACCGGCCCGATCCCGGGCGCCGACCAGCAGGCCGAACTCCCGCTCACCGTCGAGGAGGCCTATCGCGGTGGCCGCCACCGGGTCACCCTGCGGGGACCGGGCCGGTCGGGCGGCTATGAGGTCGAGGTACCGCCCGGCACCGTCGACGGGCAGCGCATCCGACTGGCCGGAGAGGGCGGCCGGGGCAGCGGCAGGGGACCCTCCGGCGACCTCTACCTGGTGGTGCGGATCGCCCCGCACCCCCGCTACCGGCTGGACGGCCGCAATATCCACGTTCCGCTGCCCGTGACCCCCTGGGAGGCGGCGCTCGGTGCCACCGTTCCGCTGGAGGCCCCCGGCGGCACGCTCAAGGTGCACATCCCGGCCGGCTCCTCGACCGGCCGCCGGCTGCGGCTGCGCGGTCAGGGCATGCCGAATCCGCACGGCGCCCCGGGAGACCTCTACGCCGAGGTCCGCGTCATGGTCCCGCCCTCCCTCGGCCCGCGCGAGCGCGAGCTGTTCCAGGAACTGGCCGCCGAGTCGTCCTTCGACCCCAGGAGGCAGCCGTGA
- a CDS encoding nucleotide exchange factor GrpE, translated as MSEQREDAPAEPAVGPPGETAAAEPEDAPRTVPLGEYEQAEDRLRRALADLDNLRKRCAREARQEREAERDRVAGAWLQVLDNLELALQHAEADPETIVAGVRAVRDQAVDLLAALGYRRHEEADVPFDPARHEVVSLADEPGADPNTVVKVVRPGYGEPGRQLRPAAVVVNRRQG; from the coding sequence ATGTCCGAGCAGCGCGAGGATGCACCGGCGGAGCCTGCGGTCGGCCCGCCCGGCGAGACCGCCGCCGCAGAGCCCGAGGACGCTCCCCGCACGGTGCCTCTCGGGGAGTACGAGCAGGCGGAGGACCGCCTCCGGCGGGCCCTGGCCGACCTCGACAACCTGCGCAAACGCTGTGCCCGCGAAGCCCGGCAGGAGCGGGAGGCCGAACGGGACCGGGTCGCCGGGGCCTGGTTGCAGGTGCTCGACAACCTGGAACTGGCGCTGCAACACGCCGAGGCGGACCCGGAGACCATCGTCGCGGGCGTGCGCGCGGTACGCGACCAGGCCGTCGACCTGCTGGCGGCCCTCGGCTACCGGCGCCACGAGGAGGCGGATGTGCCCTTCGACCCGGCCCGGCACGAGGTGGTGAGCCTGGCCGACGAGCCCGGCGCGGACCCCAACACCGTGGTCAAGGTGGTGCGCCCGGGCTATGGCGAGCCCGGTCGGCAACTGCGCCCGGCAGCCGTGGTGGTCAACCGGCGGCAGGGGTGA
- the dnaK gene encoding molecular chaperone DnaK → MAKAVGIDLGTTNSVIAVWEGGEPRVIPNSEGSRTTPSVVAFTEEGERLVGQLARRQSILNPKGTIYSAKRFIGRRFDEVAEEAKAVAYDVVEGANGTARFEVRGKQYAPEEISAQVLRKLAGDAAQSLGERVTEAVITVPAYFNDAQRQATKDAGRIAGLEVLRIINEPTAAALAYGLEKKGHETVLVFDLGGGTFDVSILDVGDGVVEVRSTAGDSHLGGDDFDRRLVDHLADGFQRDNGIDLRADPQALQRLFEAAEKAKTELSSVTQTQVSLPFITADASGPKHLTETVRRATFEQITADLVERCLGPVKQAMADAKVTDSDIDEVILVGGSTRIPAVQTLVRRLTGGKDPNMSVNPDEVVALGAATQAGVLKGEVHDVLLLDVTPLSLGVETQGGVMTKIIERNTTIPARRTEVFSTADDNQGAVDIVVLQGEREKAADNRVLGRFRLENIRPAPRGEPQIEVTFDVDANGIVNVTARDKDTGAEQGITITESSNLDRSEVDRMIEEAERHRAEDQDLRQAVDARNALDAVAYQVERRLAELGDAAPEHERARAGLLVSDARTAVQEQAPLDRVRSLASELQQVYHGLAAVQPGTRADGRPPESGPAEGSTGGTGPDEDVIDAEFDRG, encoded by the coding sequence ATGGCCAAGGCAGTCGGAATAGACCTGGGGACCACCAACTCGGTGATCGCCGTCTGGGAGGGCGGCGAGCCGCGCGTGATCCCCAACTCGGAGGGGTCCCGCACCACCCCCTCCGTGGTGGCGTTCACCGAGGAGGGCGAGCGGCTGGTCGGCCAGCTGGCCCGCCGCCAGTCGATCCTCAACCCCAAGGGCACGATCTACTCCGCCAAGCGCTTCATCGGCCGCCGCTTCGACGAGGTGGCCGAGGAGGCCAAGGCGGTGGCCTACGACGTGGTGGAGGGAGCCAACGGGACCGCGCGCTTCGAGGTGCGCGGCAAGCAGTACGCACCCGAGGAGATCAGCGCACAGGTGCTGCGCAAGCTCGCCGGTGACGCCGCCCAGTCGCTCGGCGAGCGGGTCACCGAGGCCGTGATCACCGTGCCGGCCTACTTCAACGACGCCCAGCGCCAGGCCACCAAGGACGCGGGGAGGATCGCCGGCCTTGAGGTGCTGCGCATCATCAACGAGCCGACCGCCGCCGCCCTCGCCTATGGGCTGGAGAAGAAGGGCCATGAGACCGTGCTGGTCTTCGACCTGGGAGGCGGCACCTTCGACGTCAGCATCCTGGACGTCGGCGACGGCGTGGTGGAGGTCCGGTCCACGGCCGGCGACAGCCACCTGGGCGGCGACGACTTCGACCGCCGGCTGGTGGACCACCTCGCGGACGGCTTCCAGCGCGACAACGGCATCGACCTGCGCGCGGACCCGCAGGCGCTGCAACGGCTCTTCGAGGCGGCCGAGAAGGCCAAGACGGAGTTGAGTTCGGTGACCCAGACGCAGGTCAGCCTGCCGTTCATCACCGCCGACGCCTCCGGGCCAAAGCACCTGACGGAGACCGTGCGCCGGGCCACCTTCGAGCAGATCACCGCCGATCTGGTGGAGCGCTGCCTGGGCCCGGTGAAGCAGGCCATGGCGGACGCCAAGGTCACCGACAGCGACATCGACGAGGTCATCCTGGTGGGCGGCTCCACCCGGATCCCCGCCGTGCAGACGCTGGTCCGCCGGCTCACCGGCGGCAAGGACCCCAATATGAGCGTCAACCCGGACGAGGTCGTCGCGCTGGGCGCCGCGACCCAGGCGGGCGTGCTCAAGGGCGAGGTCCACGATGTGCTGCTGCTGGACGTCACCCCGCTGTCGCTGGGCGTGGAGACCCAGGGCGGCGTGATGACCAAGATCATCGAGCGGAACACCACCATCCCGGCCCGCCGTACGGAGGTGTTCTCCACCGCCGACGACAACCAGGGCGCCGTGGACATCGTGGTGCTCCAGGGCGAGCGGGAGAAGGCCGCCGACAACCGGGTCCTCGGCCGGTTCCGCCTGGAGAACATCCGCCCCGCGCCGCGCGGCGAGCCGCAGATCGAGGTCACCTTCGACGTGGACGCCAACGGCATCGTCAATGTCACCGCCCGGGACAAGGACACCGGCGCCGAACAGGGCATCACCATCACCGAGAGCTCCAACCTGGACCGCTCCGAGGTGGACCGCATGATCGAGGAGGCGGAACGCCACCGGGCCGAGGACCAGGACCTGCGGCAGGCCGTGGACGCCCGCAATGCGCTGGACGCGGTCGCGTACCAGGTGGAGCGCCGCCTCGCCGAACTGGGCGACGCCGCACCGGAACACGAGCGGGCCCGCGCCGGACTGCTGGTCTCCGACGCCCGCACGGCCGTCCAGGAGCAGGCGCCGCTGGACCGGGTGCGCAGCCTGGCCTCCGAACTCCAGCAGGTCTACCACGGCCTCGCGGCGGTCCAGCCGGGCACCCGGGCCGACGGCAGACCCCCGGAGTCCGGCCCCGCCGAGGGCTCCACCGGGGGCACCGGACCCGACGAGGACGTCATCGACGCCGAATTCGACCGTGGCTGA
- a CDS encoding glutathione-independent formaldehyde dehydrogenase, whose amino-acid sequence MKALVYEGPRSVKVKDVPDARIERPTDVLVRITATNICGSDLHMYEGRTDMETGRTLGHENLGEVVEVGDAVDRVRVGDLVCLPFNISCGFCRNCEQGLTAFCLSTNPDPRMAGAAYGFAGMGPYSGGQAELLRVPYGDHNCLVLPEDARERQTDYVMLSDIFPTGWHCTELAGVLPGETVVIYGAGPVGLMAALSATLKSAEKVLVVDRHPDRLALAEQIGAIPVDDSKVSPIDRVLEETGGLGADCGCECVGYQAHDPQGQEHPNLTLNNLVQSVRFAGRIGVVGVFVPQDPHSPDQLYRQGEVAFDYGLFWFKGQSVGNGQCNVKAYNRRLRNLVHSGKAKPSWIVSHEIPLEEAPEAYRHFDARDDGWTKVVLHPGGTTR is encoded by the coding sequence ATGAAGGCACTGGTCTACGAAGGGCCGCGCAGCGTCAAGGTCAAGGACGTGCCCGACGCGCGGATAGAACGGCCGACCGATGTGCTGGTGAGAATCACCGCCACCAATATCTGCGGCTCGGACCTGCATATGTACGAGGGCAGGACCGACATGGAGACCGGCCGCACCCTCGGCCACGAGAACCTGGGCGAGGTCGTGGAGGTGGGCGACGCCGTCGACCGGGTGCGCGTGGGCGACCTGGTCTGTCTGCCGTTCAACATCTCCTGCGGCTTCTGCCGCAACTGCGAGCAGGGCCTGACCGCCTTCTGCCTGAGCACCAACCCCGACCCCCGGATGGCCGGTGCCGCCTACGGGTTCGCGGGCATGGGACCGTACTCCGGCGGCCAGGCGGAGCTGCTGCGGGTGCCCTACGGCGACCACAACTGCCTGGTGCTGCCCGAGGACGCACGGGAGCGGCAGACCGACTATGTGATGCTCTCCGACATCTTCCCGACCGGCTGGCACTGCACCGAGCTGGCCGGGGTGCTGCCCGGCGAGACCGTGGTGATCTACGGCGCCGGTCCGGTCGGCCTGATGGCCGCTCTGTCCGCGACCCTGAAGAGCGCCGAGAAGGTCTTGGTGGTGGACCGGCACCCGGACCGCCTGGCCCTGGCCGAGCAGATCGGCGCGATCCCGGTGGACGACTCCAAGGTCTCCCCCATCGACCGGGTGCTTGAGGAGACCGGCGGGCTCGGCGCCGACTGCGGCTGCGAGTGCGTCGGGTACCAGGCCCACGATCCGCAGGGCCAGGAGCACCCCAACCTCACCCTCAACAACCTGGTCCAGTCGGTGCGCTTCGCCGGCCGCATCGGCGTGGTCGGGGTCTTCGTCCCCCAGGACCCGCACAGCCCGGACCAGCTCTACCGGCAGGGCGAAGTCGCCTTCGACTACGGCCTGTTCTGGTTCAAGGGGCAGAGCGTGGGCAACGGCCAGTGCAACGTCAAGGCGTACAACCGCCGACTGCGCAACCTGGTCCACTCGGGCAAGGCCAAGCCGTCCTGGATCGTCTCCCATGAGATCCCGCTGGAGGAGGCGCCCGAGGCGTACCGGCACTTCGACGCGCGTGACGACGGCTGGACCAAGGTCGTCCTGCACCCCGGTGGCACCACCCGCTGA
- a CDS encoding acetylxylan esterase yields the protein MPQMDLPLEELRRYLPDREEPDDFDAFWAETLAEARTHDRPPEFHPYDACLSEVDVFDVRFPGFGGDPVAGWLLVPASATGPLPCVVGFLGYGGGRGFPYEWLTWPAAGYVHLLMDTRGQGGSLQPGATGDPYGSSGPSSPGMVTRGIQDPADYYYRRVFTDAVRAVDAARAHPSVDPARIIVSGGSQGGGIALAAAALADDVGAALVNQPSLCHYRRALHVVEGNAYREIWTYLRTHREAVEPVFRTLSYFDGVNFAARATAPALFSAGLMDDICPPSTVFAAYNHYAGEKDIRLWPYNRHEGGGYYQDLEQLRFLRSLPLTAS from the coding sequence GTGCCCCAGATGGACCTCCCGCTGGAGGAACTGCGCCGCTATCTGCCCGACCGTGAGGAGCCCGACGACTTCGACGCCTTCTGGGCGGAGACCCTCGCCGAGGCCCGCACCCACGACCGCCCGCCGGAGTTCCACCCCTATGACGCCTGCCTCAGCGAGGTCGACGTCTTCGATGTGCGCTTCCCCGGCTTCGGCGGCGACCCGGTGGCCGGCTGGCTGCTGGTCCCCGCCTCCGCCACCGGGCCGCTGCCGTGCGTGGTCGGCTTCCTCGGCTACGGCGGCGGGCGGGGCTTCCCGTATGAGTGGCTGACCTGGCCCGCGGCCGGCTATGTCCATCTGCTGATGGACACCCGGGGCCAGGGCGGCTCGCTGCAACCGGGCGCCACCGGCGATCCCTACGGCAGCTCGGGGCCGTCCTCGCCAGGGATGGTCACCCGGGGCATCCAGGACCCGGCCGACTACTACTACCGCCGGGTCTTCACCGACGCCGTCCGGGCGGTGGACGCGGCCCGCGCCCATCCGTCCGTCGATCCGGCCCGGATCATCGTCTCCGGCGGCAGCCAGGGCGGCGGCATCGCGCTGGCCGCCGCCGCGCTGGCCGACGACGTCGGCGCGGCCCTGGTCAACCAGCCGTCGCTCTGCCACTACCGGCGGGCGCTGCATGTGGTGGAGGGCAACGCCTACCGGGAGATCTGGACCTATCTGCGCACCCACCGCGAGGCCGTGGAGCCGGTCTTCCGCACCCTGTCCTACTTCGACGGCGTCAACTTCGCCGCCCGTGCCACCGCCCCGGCGCTCTTCTCGGCCGGGCTGATGGACGACATCTGCCCGCCCTCGACGGTCTTCGCCGCGTACAACCACTACGCCGGCGAGAAGGACATCCGCCTCTGGCCGTACAACCGCCACGAGGGCGGCGGCTACTACCAGGACCTGGAGCAGCTCCGCTTTCTGCGCTCCCTCCCGCTCACCGCGTCCTGA
- a CDS encoding amylo-alpha-1,6-glucosidase has translation MAVQGHPAGDQPAEEVAVEGLQPFLHDTCTTLYAPSLVLSRPDGDIATGADGFFHGDRRALSALSVRVEGVPVAPIARTLRAADETAFRAVLRGVGEHTADPAVTLHRVRRVEPGALREELSISNAGLGHVRLTLVVRAATDLARMVDVKSGRSLPALTPQADADGLTWTDGGLTVALRSAPGTPAAEVRTAGSHAELRHHIELPPGETWQTTVECTVQDREPDQFPAVHRDAVPWQPVTLRSADRSLDHLVARSVGDLERLLLSDPQAPEDVFLAAGSPWFLTLFGRDSLWAARMLLPLGTELAAGTLRTLARRQGAAVDPRSEEQPGKILHEVRREELNLDERTSLPPVYYGTVDATPLWITLLRDAWRWGLDPEQVRELLPHAEAALEWLATYGDADGDGLLEYIDTTGRGLANQGWKDSGDSIRWRDGRLAEAPIALCEVQAYGYEAALAGAELLRAFGRPGADRWEEWADRLRRRFRESFWVEDETGRYPAVALDAKKQPVDSVTSGFGHLLGTGLLDQEESALLAARIAGPELDSGFGLRTLSTDSTGFNPLGYHIGSIWPHDTAIAVHGLVRAGFPQEAAALAEGLIAASEAFEGRLPELFAGHGSAIDPAPAPYPAACRPQAWSAASAVVLLQAALGLDADVPGGTLSLSPAAHSLRPLRLDGLRIAGHPLSVALDADGRARVTTSAPVRVVGADTGVDPEADSGNPA, from the coding sequence ATGGCTGTCCAGGGACACCCCGCCGGTGACCAGCCCGCCGAGGAGGTCGCGGTCGAAGGGCTCCAGCCCTTCCTGCACGACACCTGCACCACCCTCTACGCCCCCAGCCTGGTGCTCTCCCGCCCGGACGGGGACATCGCGACCGGGGCCGACGGCTTCTTCCACGGGGACCGGCGGGCGCTCTCCGCGCTCTCGGTCCGGGTGGAGGGCGTCCCGGTGGCGCCGATCGCCCGCACGCTGCGCGCCGCCGACGAGACGGCGTTCCGCGCGGTGCTGCGCGGTGTCGGTGAGCACACCGCCGACCCGGCGGTCACCCTGCACCGGGTGCGCCGGGTCGAGCCGGGCGCGCTCCGCGAGGAGCTGAGCATCAGCAACGCGGGCCTGGGGCACGTCCGGCTGACCCTGGTCGTCCGGGCCGCCACCGACCTGGCCCGGATGGTCGACGTCAAGAGCGGCCGCAGCCTCCCCGCCCTCACCCCGCAGGCCGACGCCGACGGCCTGACCTGGACGGACGGCGGGCTGACCGTCGCCCTGCGCAGCGCCCCGGGCACGCCCGCCGCCGAGGTCCGCACCGCCGGCAGCCACGCCGAACTGCGCCACCACATCGAGCTGCCCCCCGGCGAGACCTGGCAGACCACCGTCGAGTGCACCGTCCAGGACCGGGAGCCCGACCAGTTCCCGGCCGTGCACCGGGACGCCGTGCCCTGGCAGCCGGTGACGCTGCGCAGCGCCGACCGCAGCCTCGACCACCTGGTGGCCCGGTCCGTCGGCGACCTGGAGCGGCTGCTGCTCTCCGACCCGCAGGCCCCGGAGGACGTCTTCCTCGCCGCCGGCTCCCCGTGGTTCCTCACCCTCTTCGGCCGCGACTCGCTCTGGGCCGCCCGGATGCTGCTGCCGCTCGGCACCGAGCTGGCCGCCGGAACCTTGCGCACCCTGGCCCGCCGCCAGGGCGCCGCCGTCGACCCGCGCTCCGAGGAGCAGCCCGGCAAGATCCTGCACGAGGTCCGCCGCGAGGAGCTGAACCTGGACGAGCGCACCAGCCTCCCCCCGGTCTACTACGGCACCGTCGACGCCACCCCGCTCTGGATCACCCTGCTCCGCGACGCCTGGCGCTGGGGCCTGGACCCGGAGCAGGTGCGGGAGCTGCTGCCGCACGCCGAGGCCGCGCTGGAGTGGCTGGCCACCTACGGCGACGCCGACGGCGACGGGCTGCTGGAGTACATCGACACCACCGGCCGGGGCCTGGCCAACCAGGGCTGGAAGGACTCCGGCGACTCCATCCGCTGGCGTGACGGCCGCCTCGCCGAAGCGCCGATCGCGCTCTGCGAGGTCCAGGCGTACGGCTATGAGGCCGCCCTCGCCGGGGCCGAGCTGCTGCGCGCCTTCGGCCGCCCGGGCGCGGACCGCTGGGAGGAGTGGGCCGACCGGCTGCGCCGCCGGTTCCGGGAGAGCTTCTGGGTCGAGGACGAGACCGGCCGCTACCCGGCGGTGGCACTGGACGCCAAGAAGCAGCCGGTGGACTCGGTCACCTCCGGCTTCGGCCATCTGCTCGGTACCGGACTGCTCGACCAGGAGGAGAGCGCACTGCTGGCCGCCCGGATCGCCGGACCCGAGCTGGACTCCGGCTTCGGCCTGCGCACCCTCTCCACCGACAGCACCGGGTTCAACCCGCTCGGCTATCACATCGGGTCGATCTGGCCGCATGACACCGCCATCGCCGTGCACGGCCTGGTCCGCGCCGGATTCCCGCAGGAGGCCGCCGCGCTGGCCGAGGGCCTGATCGCCGCCTCCGAGGCATTCGAGGGGAGGCTCCCCGAGCTGTTCGCCGGCCACGGCTCCGCGATCGACCCCGCGCCCGCGCCCTACCCGGCCGCCTGCCGCCCGCAGGCCTGGTCCGCCGCCTCCGCCGTCGTGCTGCTCCAGGCCGCTCTGGGGCTCGACGCCGACGTACCCGGTGGAACGCTCAGCCTGTCGCCGGCCGCCCACAGCCTCCGCCCGCTGCGCCTGGACGGCCTGCGGATCGCCGGGCACCCGCTCTCGGTCGCGCTTGACGCAGACGGCCGCGCCCGGGTCACCACATCGGCGCCGGTACGGGTGGTCGGCGCCGACACCGGCGTCGACCCCGAGGCCGACTCCGGGAACCCCGCCTGA
- a CDS encoding LacI family DNA-binding transcriptional regulator, with protein sequence MAATNPPAGRRKGPPTLALVAQRAGVSAQTVSNALNSPELLAPATLERVRQAITELDYRPHQAARSLRTKSSRLIGYGVVPAPSGVSTPVLDHFLHALSDSADQAGYRILLFAAPTGAADEPERYAELLQDHSVDAFVLSGTYRGDRRPAWLQKRSIPFVAFGRSWSARDIGDWVDVDGAHGTSAAVDHLVALGHRRIAFLGWPRGSGVGDDRARGWREAMRRHGLPVRDLRISSVDDVDAAGEAVGRLIHGGATAVVAASDTLALGCYRALREAGHVPGRDMAVVGFDDSPAAALLSPSLSSLHQPLEEVGRACMRLLLARIKRPEAEPEHVLLAPDLVVRESSAPAPAR encoded by the coding sequence GTGGCAGCTACGAACCCGCCTGCCGGGCGCAGAAAGGGCCCGCCCACGCTGGCCCTGGTCGCCCAGCGGGCCGGGGTGTCCGCACAGACGGTGTCCAATGCGCTCAACTCCCCCGAGCTGCTGGCCCCGGCGACCCTGGAGCGGGTCCGCCAGGCCATCACCGAGCTGGACTACCGCCCTCACCAGGCCGCCCGCTCGCTGCGGACCAAGTCCAGCCGGCTGATCGGGTACGGTGTGGTTCCGGCCCCCAGCGGTGTCTCCACGCCTGTCCTCGACCACTTCCTGCACGCGCTGTCGGACTCGGCCGACCAGGCGGGCTACCGTATCCTGCTCTTCGCCGCCCCCACCGGCGCGGCCGACGAGCCCGAGCGGTACGCCGAACTGCTCCAGGACCACTCGGTCGACGCGTTCGTCCTGAGCGGCACCTACCGGGGCGACCGCCGCCCCGCCTGGCTGCAGAAGCGTTCCATCCCCTTTGTCGCGTTCGGCCGCTCCTGGTCGGCGCGTGACATCGGGGACTGGGTGGACGTGGACGGCGCCCACGGCACCTCGGCCGCCGTCGACCACCTGGTCGCCCTCGGCCACCGCAGGATCGCCTTCCTGGGCTGGCCGCGCGGCTCCGGCGTCGGTGACGACCGGGCACGCGGCTGGCGCGAGGCGATGCGCCGGCACGGGCTGCCGGTACGGGACCTCCGGATCAGCTCGGTGGACGACGTGGACGCCGCCGGGGAGGCGGTCGGCCGGCTGATCCACGGCGGCGCCACCGCCGTCGTCGCGGCCAGCGACACGCTGGCGCTCGGCTGCTACCGGGCGCTGCGTGAGGCCGGTCACGTCCCCGGTCGGGACATGGCAGTGGTCGGGTTCGACGACTCGCCCGCCGCCGCGCTGCTCAGCCCCAGCCTCAGCAGCCTGCACCAGCCGCTGGAGGAGGTCGGCCGGGCCTGCATGCGGCTGCTGCTGGCTCGGATCAAGCGTCCGGAGGCCGAGCCGGAGCATGTGCTGCTGGCCCCGGACCTCGTCGTCCGGGAGAGCTCCGCCCCGGCGCCGGCGAGGTGA